DNA from Leptospira terpstrae serovar Hualin str. LT 11-33 = ATCC 700639:
ATGAGACAAGAAGAAGTATCTGTAATACGGGATAAGCGGTATCAGTACGGTCGATGAGAGCAAGTTCAGATCCGGCTACATAAAAAAATAGAGAAAGTACATAACCAATGGAAAGGCTAAGACTAAACTCGAGTGAGGGGAAGAGGCCGGTTTCCCAGAAACGTTTCCATTGAGAGTCCATAGAATTAGCTACCAAAGATGCTGGATAGGCCACATTCGCAAACTAAAGAAAATCTTATTTTATTTGGCGGTGCACAAAATGTTTGACCAAATGAGCCCTTGTGCCGATTTTGACTATAACTATGCTAACGTTTTTATCTATATCGTTTTTGGTTCTTTACGGCTTTGACATTTTGGTTCTGTTCTACTTCGGATTGCACACTTACCTCATGGTTTTTTTGTATAGCAGATACAAACAAAACTGTGCAGAGGATGAAACCAAACTTCTATCTTTAAAGGACAAGAACCTTCCCACAGTGACGGTTCAACTACCAATTTTCAATGAATTCTATGTTGTGGATCGATTGATCGAATCTGCATGTAACTTGGAATATCCTGCGAAAAAACTTCAAATCCAAGTCCTAGACGACTCCACAGACGAAACAGTGGAAAAAGTTGCCTCCCTTGTTGCCTCTTATAAGAAAAAAGGAATCTGGATCGAACACGTTCATAGAACCAATCGCAAAGGCCACAAAGCCGGAGCCCTGGATGAAGGGATGGCAAAAGCAAAAGGGGATTACATCGCCATTTTTGATGCCGACTTCACTCCTGACTCAGACTTCCTCCTACGCACAATGGGATACTTTGAAGACGAATCCATTGGAATGGTCCAAACACGTTGGGGCCATATCAACGAAACATATAATATTTTGACCAAAGCCCAAAGTTTTGGAATCGATGGTCACTTTATGATCGAGCAGGTTGCAAGAAATGGCGCTAGCCTTTGGATGAACTTCAATGGCACTGCGGGAATCTGGAGACGTGCTTGTATTGAAGATGCAGGTGGATGGGAACATGACACCCTAACAGAAGACTTTGACCTCTCCTACCGTGCAGAACTAAAAGGTTGGAAATTTCGTTATATTAAAGATGTGGTTTGTAAGGCGGAAATTCCTGCCACTATGAATGCCTATAAAGCGCAACAGTTCCGTTGGTGCAAGGGTTCCATCCAAACCGCGGTAAAACTAATCCCACGCATTTGGAAGTCCAAGGAATCTTGGAAGATCAAAGGGGAAGCGATTACCCATCTCATCAATTATTCTGTGCACCCACTCATGATCATCAATATCTTACTCACAGCTCCTCTTCTACTTATGGAATTTTGGGCAGGTTTTAAGATGGATGACCTCCCTATGGAGATTCTCTTTGGATCGGCCGCGGTTCTTTCCATCGGTTCCATGGGACCTGTGATTTTCTATGCTTACTCCCAACGCGAAATCCACAAAAACTGGAAATCCAAATTGGTTTACCTTCCTATTCTCGTGATGATTGGAACAGGAATTGCTGTCATGAATACTTACGCTTGGATGGAGGCTGTTTTTGGCATCCAATCTGGTTTCAAACGCACTCCAAAACTCAGAATTGAGAAAGAAGGGGATAGTCTGCAGGACAAAATCAAATATGTAGTCCCAGTAGATTACCGAGCTTTCCTCGAGTTTTTTATGGGTGCCTATTGTGTATTTTGTATCTACCTTTCCTTTATGGTCGGAAAACCATATATGATCGGTTTTATGGTTCTTTATTCTATCGGATTTTTCTATGTCTCTTACCTTTCTGTTGCGGAGTCGTTTTGGAAATTCAAACCGGCAAGCAAGGCAGAAAAGGAACTACGTGCCGTCGCTTAGGAAAGAGCGATGGTACTTACTTGACGAAACCTTTCCTTCCAAAAAGCTGTAAATTCAACCTAGGTTCAGGGGTCATCCATGAGTGAAAAAGTCTACTGCGCGAACTGTTTGCATTGTGTTGTGGTTCGCCAATACGAATCGGAGCAAGATAAATACATTCTTCGAGTAAAATGTAACAAGAAGAAATGGTCTAAACGTTCCGGTGAAGAAAAACTTTATAAATACTTTACAGTGGCTCGCCGTATGCAAACCAACTGCGAGTATTATGAAGAAATGGGAGAGATTCTACCTTATATCAAGAACTTGAAAAAAGAACTCCCAATCAAAGACGAAATCTACATGGTGAAAGCCGTCTAAATTATTACCGGCGTGTTGTTCCCCAGGTTACCTCGCGCCTTCGCTCGCAAACTTCATAAAACAGAAAATAAAAAAGAACGGACGATTCAGGGTCAATTCCTGATCCCCGTTCCTGCGGGCAGCGTTCTCTCTGATTCCTATCCTACCCGAGTGACTCACGGTCAAGTTATGCTTGCACATAACGGGAAGAAGGTGCTTGCTCCAGTGAATGGAGTGGCTAATTTAACGCCCGACCAAAAATACTTCCAGATCAAACAAGATGGATCTTGGTCTACCACTTCTCCTTACCATTTTCGCCAGTTTGATTTTGTTACACTTTTAGAGTCTTTTGATGAAGGGGCACTCTATTCTTTGGATTTGGTAGAAACTCCGCTTAAGGATTACTTTCAAAAATTCAAAAAAGAATCTTCTTTTAAAATAGTTTTATCTCCTTTTTGCAGATACCAACATCTCAATTTTGAAGAAATGATCCTTCGAGATATGAAGGATGCTTATCTATCTTTCATTGAACTTTTGAAATTGATATATCCGAAAGCGGAAGTATCCAACTTTTTCGAAATTCCATCTTTAGATTTTGAACATCCTAATGGGATTCCCGAATTTTTCCTGCACAAACAATTTCATCAGAGTGTTGATAAAACTAGAAAATCTTTAATTGGGCATGAAGTTTTATTTTTAGGTGCAGAAACTATATTCCATGTTTTGCGAAAGTTATACTATAACGAACCTTTTACGAAAAGACATTTAGCAGTATTTTTAGTGGACCGTAAAGGAAGAATGGATTTAGAGCCGCGCCAGTTTTTTTTAACCAATGGACAAGCTTTAGCTTTCATCCCGGCAAACTTAGATAAACGCTATAAAATAGCATCCTTTGAAACTGTATTTGAAGAAGTAACACCAATGGATGTTGGTTCACTTGGTTACTTCAATATTTATGAACATTATTCCATCACGTTATACGAAAAACTTCCTGCAGCAAGAAAAGAATTCAGTTGTATCGATTGTATGGAGTGTAATAATTACTGTCCAACCAATGCAAACCCTGTGCAACTTATCAAAGGCAAAACAGAAGAATTTGAAAAAAGTCAATGTATTTCCTGTGGGATTTGTACAGTGTATTGCCCTTCTGGAATTGATATTCGGAAACGAATTGAAGGAGTTGTTGTTTAACAATCTTTGAACTATGTTAAAAAACCTTTATATTCTATCTGAAAATAGTTGGGGGGTTAAATCTTCCGAAATATTTGCTGATTTCTTTTATTTTCTAACTTTGATGGGTTTTCTTGGATACTCTCTGGCTCATGTTTTACCTATCCCCATTTTGCCAATTGTTATTGGATCAATATTCACTCTTGTCTATTTAGGTTTTTGTATTCGTGCAAATCAATCACCGTATTGGTTAGGACTACTTTCACAATTACTGATTGTTTTTTTGATTATACCTACAACTTGGCTGCATCCAATTTTGTTGCCAGTAGCTTTTCTTTTTGCTTTTGTAGTTCATTATTTTTTCGGCCAACAATATTCGTTACGCGTTCCTGTTTTTAGTTTGGTTCTCGTATTTATTTTAATTTGGGATACTGTGTTTTCCTTATTGGGGTATACCTTTCGAACTCCGGTGGAATTAATTTCTTGGACTGGGATATCTTTTGAATCGTCTCTTTTACCACTAACATTGCCTTGGTTCTCCAATCCTCCGTTAGATGGACTTAAGTTTTTATCTTTTGCAGATAACTTAGGTATTTATGTTTTAGTGGGAATTGCGTGGGTATCTTTTCGTAGAACAGTACTACTTGGATTTTTTCTGGGATGGCTTTTTCTGTTTTCCCTTTGGGGGATTGGATCAGGCCAATTAAGTTTTAACTGCATTCTGTCCTATGCATCGCTTGCCTTTTTTTTGCATTTGAGTCCAGGCAGGAATTTTTATGGTTCGTATTATGTTTCCTTGCTTAGTTTTGTCATTTTACTTCCGATAGCCTTTTTTGTAGGTAAAATGGGGATCAGTGCCGTTTTGGTATTGATTGTTTTTTTTCTAATAGAAGGCGTCTTGGTCAGGGTTTTTCTTGGAAAATAAGTCGATCTTGAAAAGGTGGGAGTAAGTTATACCATATGAATCAACTTCTGGAGATTCTGGACCCTAAAAATATCATTTTCGACTTCAAGGCTTCTACAAAAGAAGATGCCATTCGAAAGATGATTTCTCATATGGTCACCACACAATCGTTAGATCCTAGTCATGAAGAAGAAACAGTTTCTTCTTTAATGAATCGAGAGAAATCCATGTCTACTGGCATTGGAAGTGGGGTCGCCATTCCACATTGTTCTGTTCATTATGTGAATGAGTTAAAATGTGCGATGGCAATTGCGCCTCAAGGGATCGACTTTGATGCATTAGATCATGGTTTAGTTCAAATTTTTATTATGCTAATTGTTCCTAAGAACAAATTTCAAGATCATATCAAAACATTGGCCTTGATTGCAAAAACTCTCAACATTCCTGAAGAAAGAGAAAAACTCATCAAAGCCAAAAATTTCGAAGAAATCCAAAAGGCATTCCTTTCGAAAAGTTAATCCAGTGAAGTCGGAAATTTTCCGTTTTCTGTATTTCTTACTACTGTTATCTTGTATCAGTAGTTTTGTATCTGAGTTTCATACTAAAGATAAATCCTATTTGTATGCTGATGCAGGGATCACTGAAATACAAAGTCAGGAAAAAGGTTTTGTATCTTCCTATATCCAATTTTGGAAATCTTTAGTTTTGGAATCAGGTGGAAAAACAGAAAATGGGGAAACTGTGTATTCCCATATAGGAACTCGTTTTTTTTCTACTTTGCACCTAGCAATATTTAGTATTCTCTTTGGCTCCATTTTTGCATTTGGACTATCTCTTGCAGCAACATACTTTCGGTCTGGATTATTTTATGATATTGTATCTTTTAGTTCTCATCTGATTCTATCCACTCCCATTTTTATCGTCGCAATACTTTTGTTACTTTTGTTTTTTTACAAGTTGGAATGGTTTCCACCTGGTGGGTATGAATCAGGAAACACATACTATGTTGTGTTACCTGGTATTGCATTGGGTTCACGGATTTATGCTAGGATGTCCTTATATCTATTGCCAGAAATTCGGAAAGAAGCAGATTCTAAGTATGTTCTATTATTAAAAACAAGGTCTTATCCTTGGCATCATATTGTTGGAAAAGAAATTTTTTTAAAAGTCCTGCCGATTGCACTCATCCTTTTAATTTTAGATTTTGGGTCTTTGTTGTCTGGAGCAATGGTCGTAGAAGAGATTTTCTTTTTTCCTGGAATTGGAAAGTCTTTATATTTTTCTATTAAATCGATGGATACAAAGTTACTGGCAACACTACTGATGTATTCTGGGATTCTTTTTTATCTTTTGAATCGTATTGGATTTTATCTGCAAAGATTTTTTTCAGGTGGGGTATAAGAGTGATTTCATTACATACCTTTTTACGGTTTTTCTTTTTTGGACTAGTGATTCTAGGTGCCATTATTTTTCCAGCTCCTACTAATGTAGATTTGGCGAACAATAATTTACCCATTTTTTCTCCTGGTTTTTTAGCAGGAACAGATCGGTTAGGTCGCGACAATTTTGCTTTATTCTGTTATGGATCTTTATCCACCATAGCCCTAGTGGTACCTGCTCGCATTTTTACTATTTTTGTTTCTTTTCTTTTATCTGCCTTTTCTCTATTCTTTCCTAAAAGATCGGACTTCGTTTTTTCAGGAATTGTTTCTGTATCTCTCGCCATCCCTTCTTTATTGTCTGCCCTTGTTGTGATTAGTTTGTTACCCAACAATCCGTTCGCAATTTTTATTGCTATCTTAGTATCAGATTGGGCATTGTCGTACGAAACAATCACTGCTAAGATTCGTGAAATCAAACAAAGTTCTTATCTTTCCGCTTCTCTTTGTATGGGTGCCAAACCTTATCAATTACTTCTTTTACATTATTTACCGGCACTTCGGGGTATGTTTGGGTTTTTGTTTTTTTCTGGATTACCTGCTGTGGTAATGACAACAGCCCTGTTTTCTTATTTAGGAATTCAGACATCCCTTGGGGATACGGGGCCAGGTCTTGGAGAACAGATCTCATTTTCTAAAGATTATTTTGATAAGTCGCCTGTTTCCGTTTTGCTTCCGATCGTTGCCATTTTAACTTTGGTGTATTCTTTGGGATCTAACCAGAAAAAGAATGAAACATAAAATTTCTGCATTATTTATCATCCTTGGGCTTCTATGCAATGTTTTGCCATTATATTCTATTGATGATTATTATAATTTCCCTAACCAAAGTTACAAAGGTAGTGTTACCTATGAATCATCTCGCAATTTATGTTTATTCTCCTTCGTTGCTACTACTCCTGATCCAACCAAAGAATACTTAATCAAAGGAATTCCTTCTGTTTTACTTTCTGAACTTCGCAGTTTAGAATATACCTATGTGGAACATCCGAAGGCAAATGTAGTGTACCATTCTTTTGGGGAGGCGCCAGTTCAGACTCTTCAAGAAAAGATTGATGCAGAATCCCAAAACGTAAAACGCAAAAAGAAAGAGATTAATGATGAGAAGGATTTAGAAGACCTTCGCTCTGGAAAAAGACAACTTGCTCCAGAAAAAGACCCTCGTTACGTAAAGGTGACTATCAAACAATTTTGGGAAAGAAAAGCTCCTTCACCTGATGAATCATTTGGTTTGGCTAGTAAACTTAACTGCGATTATATTTTAACGGGCAATTTTGAGATTAGAGATAACGAGTTAATAACAAAAGTTTTTCTTTTTGATGACTTCGAAGGAAAAACTATTCCCTTTGAGCACAAAACGTCCGTAATTCGAGCCTACCAAGAAATGGGTCCACTTGGTGAATCCATTCGTGAAAAACTACAAGGAAAAGATACAACAACGGTTGCAGTATCCGCTTCGGGAGAAGAAGGGGCACTTGTTTACTTAGATGGGA
Protein-coding regions in this window:
- a CDS encoding ABC transporter permease subunit; protein product: MKSEIFRFLYFLLLLSCISSFVSEFHTKDKSYLYADAGITEIQSQEKGFVSSYIQFWKSLVLESGGKTENGETVYSHIGTRFFSTLHLAIFSILFGSIFAFGLSLAATYFRSGLFYDIVSFSSHLILSTPIFIVAILLLLLFFYKLEWFPPGGYESGNTYYVVLPGIALGSRIYARMSLYLLPEIRKEADSKYVLLLKTRSYPWHHIVGKEIFLKVLPIALILLILDFGSLLSGAMVVEEIFFFPGIGKSLYFSIKSMDTKLLATLLMYSGILFYLLNRIGFYLQRFFSGGV
- a CDS encoding cellulose synthase family protein produces the protein MLTFLSISFLVLYGFDILVLFYFGLHTYLMVFLYSRYKQNCAEDETKLLSLKDKNLPTVTVQLPIFNEFYVVDRLIESACNLEYPAKKLQIQVLDDSTDETVEKVASLVASYKKKGIWIEHVHRTNRKGHKAGALDEGMAKAKGDYIAIFDADFTPDSDFLLRTMGYFEDESIGMVQTRWGHINETYNILTKAQSFGIDGHFMIEQVARNGASLWMNFNGTAGIWRRACIEDAGGWEHDTLTEDFDLSYRAELKGWKFRYIKDVVCKAEIPATMNAYKAQQFRWCKGSIQTAVKLIPRIWKSKESWKIKGEAITHLINYSVHPLMIINILLTAPLLLMEFWAGFKMDDLPMEILFGSAAVLSIGSMGPVIFYAYSQREIHKNWKSKLVYLPILVMIGTGIAVMNTYAWMEAVFGIQSGFKRTPKLRIEKEGDSLQDKIKYVVPVDYRAFLEFFMGAYCVFCIYLSFMVGKPYMIGFMVLYSIGFFYVSYLSVAESFWKFKPASKAEKELRAVA
- a CDS encoding ATP-binding protein; protein product: MLAHNGKKVLAPVNGVANLTPDQKYFQIKQDGSWSTTSPYHFRQFDFVTLLESFDEGALYSLDLVETPLKDYFQKFKKESSFKIVLSPFCRYQHLNFEEMILRDMKDAYLSFIELLKLIYPKAEVSNFFEIPSLDFEHPNGIPEFFLHKQFHQSVDKTRKSLIGHEVLFLGAETIFHVLRKLYYNEPFTKRHLAVFLVDRKGRMDLEPRQFFLTNGQALAFIPANLDKRYKIASFETVFEEVTPMDVGSLGYFNIYEHYSITLYEKLPAARKEFSCIDCMECNNYCPTNANPVQLIKGKTEEFEKSQCISCGICTVYCPSGIDIRKRIEGVVV
- a CDS encoding PTS sugar transporter subunit IIA, producing the protein MNQLLEILDPKNIIFDFKASTKEDAIRKMISHMVTTQSLDPSHEEETVSSLMNREKSMSTGIGSGVAIPHCSVHYVNELKCAMAIAPQGIDFDALDHGLVQIFIMLIVPKNKFQDHIKTLALIAKTLNIPEEREKLIKAKNFEEIQKAFLSKS
- a CDS encoding ABC transporter permease subunit, with the translated sequence MISLHTFLRFFFFGLVILGAIIFPAPTNVDLANNNLPIFSPGFLAGTDRLGRDNFALFCYGSLSTIALVVPARIFTIFVSFLLSAFSLFFPKRSDFVFSGIVSVSLAIPSLLSALVVISLLPNNPFAIFIAILVSDWALSYETITAKIREIKQSSYLSASLCMGAKPYQLLLLHYLPALRGMFGFLFFSGLPAVVMTTALFSYLGIQTSLGDTGPGLGEQISFSKDYFDKSPVSVLLPIVAILTLVYSLGSNQKKNET